One Varibaculum prostatecancerukia genomic window, GCTAGCGGAAATTCGCGCCTTTGAGCCCGAACGTATAACTGAAACCCTAAAGCAGCGTCCTCGACCCAGCCTTAGGGAAGCATTAAAGGATGAAGCAGGTAAGCCTCGCAAATTGATGGTGATTGCCTGTGACCACCCCGCGCGCGGTGCGCTGGCTGCGGGTGATGATCCCAGCGCGATGGCCGATCGGGAAGAGCTGCTGGCGCGCTGCGCCGAGGCCCTTTCGCGGCCCGGGGTAAACGGTTTCTTGGGAACCGCCGATATGATCGAGGATTTGGCTCTGTTGGGCGCCCTCGATAATAAAGTGGTTTTCGGGTCGATGAACCGCGCCGGACTAGCGGGGGCTACTTTTGGAATGGATGACCGTTTCAACTGCTACGATGCCCAAGGCGTGGAAGATGCGGGCCTGGCCGGGGGTAAGATGCTGACCCGGATCAACTATGAGGACGCCGGCACGGTAGCAACTTTGCAGGCAACTGCGCAGGCTATTGATGAACTGGCAGATCGGAAACTGATGGCAATGGTAGAGCCGTTCATTTCGGAAGGGCCTGCCGAGAAGGTCAGTAATGTTCTCACTCCGGAAGCGGTCATAAAGTCGATGGCGATTGCAGCTGGACTGGGTCGTACCAGTGCTTATACCTGGCTGAAACTTCCGTGCGTATCCGAGATGGAACGCGTTATGGAAGCCACCACCCTTCCCTCTTTGATCCTAGGGGGAGAAGTATCTAAGGATCCCGATGCCGCCATGGAGTCGTGGGGTAAGGCTTTGCGTCTTCCCAATGTCTTGGGGTTAGTCATCGGTCGTTCACTATTATTCCCGGCCGGTGGCGATGTGTCGCAGGCCGTAGACGAGACAGTAGGTTTGCTATGAGTGATAACGAAAATTATTTATTCCGCGATGGTCAGCTAAAAAATGGCCAGTTCGAGTTGGATTTGACTCCGGAAAAAGCCGGTTGGGAGTTCTCGGGATTGAAGGTCCTGAATCTGCCAGCCGGAGCCAGTCAGGAGGTTAGCTCCGGTAACAACGAGCTGCTGGTTTTGCCCTTTGAGGGCGGCTGCACGGTTACGGTAGATGGCGAAGAGTTTGAAATCAAAGGTCGTAAAGATATTTGGAGCGAAATCACCGATTATCTGTACGTGCCGATCAACAAGACCTTCACGGTCAGC contains:
- a CDS encoding Cgl0159 family (beta/alpha)8-fold protein; this translates as MGKLIAKLAEIRAFEPERITETLKQRPRPSLREALKDEAGKPRKLMVIACDHPARGALAAGDDPSAMADREELLARCAEALSRPGVNGFLGTADMIEDLALLGALDNKVVFGSMNRAGLAGATFGMDDRFNCYDAQGVEDAGLAGGKMLTRINYEDAGTVATLQATAQAIDELADRKLMAMVEPFISEGPAEKVSNVLTPEAVIKSMAIAAGLGRTSAYTWLKLPCVSEMERVMEATTLPSLILGGEVSKDPDAAMESWGKALRLPNVLGLVIGRSLLFPAGGDVSQAVDETVGLL